AAAAGTGGTAAAGAACAAGATCAAATCCTGAACCAAGCGAAAAATAATTTAAACTTACATAAGATGTGCTCTTGAATCCGTATTTATTCACTCCTGCTACGAGCATCCCCGGAGAAGTGACAACCGTATTGACCTGCTCGTTGAAATACCCGATAAAGGGAGAAAGTTTTAGATCACTTATCTTGAAAGAAATTCCCGCAGTAGCATGAGTCCCCCATATCGAACTGTCTACATCAAGCGAGCTCAATGGCGGTACGTCCGCAGTATTAAGCTGGGTGTAAAAACTGATGTAATCAACAGTAAGACCGAACACCGGCTGGATCTCTCCTTCATTACCAAAAAAATAGCGGGTAAAGAAAAGATAATTATTTTCACTGCTTTTACCTAATATTGAAAAATCACCAGAGCTTCCTATTATCAGATTCGGAACGGCATAAAGCATGTAAATACCATATAATTGGCCGCTGTCTTTTAATACCTGACTAACAGAGCTGCCCGGGACTTCAAACTTCACTTCATTATTGATCGATCCTGTGGCTGCCGAAAACACAAAAACCGATTTTTTGGGTGCCTCTTCAGATATTGCGGAAATGCAAAACAATGCAAGCGTCAGAAATATTGCAAATATTCTATTCATTTTGTTCTCCTTTTTAATTTTACTGTTCGATCTCAAGAAATTCTTCTTTTACAGCCCCTTCCAGTATTTTGAAAACTTTCGCTTCTCTTTTTCCGCCCTCCAAGGAGGCAATAACGTATATTTTATCTGCATCGTAGGCCAGTTTAATATCTTCTTCAGACGGCCTCGCCGGCGAATTCGGATGAGTATGATACACGCCGAGAATATCAAAACCTTCGATCCTTGCCTCTCTCATTACCTTAAATTGTTCAGCCGGGTCGAGAGAAAAGTGATCTTTACTTTCATCGACATTCCTCATTGGAAATATCTTTTTAATAACTCCGTTCTTTCCTCCAAGATAACCGCAAGCCTCAATCGGAGCTTCTATTTCTCCCTGAGCAAAAATCTCTTCAATATCTCTTTTTCTTATTTTCATGACCTTCCCCGCTTCATTATCGATTTAAATCGCATGCCGGTTGTTCATAATCCTTTAATTCTTTAATAACAGGGTTAGACCCGCATATCTTGCAATCCAGATTTCTTTTAAAACCGATTCTTCTGAAATCCATTCTGAGCGCGTTAAAAATAAGCATTTTATCCGTAAGAAGATCTCCTTTGCCTATCAGAAATTTCAGCGTTTCCGCAGCCTGCATCGTCCCCAGTATCCCGGCAACAGAACCCAAAACCCCCGCCTGTGAGCAGGTCGGCACAAGGTTCTTCGGCGGAGGATCCGAGAATATACATCTATAGCAGGTACTTCCGGGAACATAGGTCATTGTCTGACCGTCAAAACGCAGTATTCCCCCGTGTGAATACGCTTTTCTGCTGAGAACACAGGCGTCATTTACCAGAAACTTTGCCGGAAAATTATCCGTACCGTCAATAATAAAATCATAATCTCTTATAATATCCGCTATATTTGACGCAGTAGCCCTTTCACGATAAACCTCAACTTTACATTCCGGATTTATCTGATTTATCTTCTCCCTGGCTGAGATAACTTTAGGCTTACCTATATCCGGTGTAAAATGAATCACCTGTCTCTGCAGATTACTCCTGTCCACCACATCGCCGTCAACTAAACCAATTTTTCCGACACCGGCTGCCGCCAGATATAACGCCGCAGGCGCTCCCAATCCTCCGACGCCGATAATAAGAACTTTTCCCTGCATTATCTTTTCCTGCCCTTTACCGCCAACCTCGCCCAAAATAATATGCCGGCTGTATCTCTCTATCTGTTCATCGGAAAAATTCATAGCTTCACACCTCCAAAGCTTGTTCAATGTCATTAATAATATCTTCCACATCCTCTATCCCTACGGAAAGGCGGATCATATTATCATAAACCCTCATTTCTCGTTTTAAATCTTCTTTATATTCACAGAATATAGTGGAAGACGGATGTATCGCCAGAGTCTTATTGTCATTGATATTTGTTGCTCTTCTTATCATCTTAAGCTTATTTAACAATTTGAAGCATTCTACCTTCGTTGACATCTCAAAAGTAAGAATAGCACCGCTTTTTTTCCCGAACTGAGAAAGAGAAGCAGGATAATATTTTGAACTCGTAAGTCCGGGATAGTTAACCCGTCTTACGCCTTTTCTTCCCGATAAATATTCCGCTACTTTAAGCGTATTTTGGCAGGACCTTTCCGCGCGTAAAGCAAGAGTTTCTATCCCCAAGCTCTGCAAATACGCGTTATGCGGGGCAAGACACGCCCCAATATTTCGGAATACTTCTTTTCTTAATTTAGCGATAAATGCAAACTGTCCGTAAAATTTCGCGTTTTCCTTAAGCTTCGGGTTCTTCGCCCAATCAAAGGTCCCGTTATCAATTATTAAGCCGCCTATGGTGGTTGCTCCCCCCGATATATATTTAGTCGCCGACAGGACTTCAACATCTACACCGAAGGCCTTGCTGTCAAAAAAGTCAAGAGGCGTGACCGTTGTATCCGCAATCATCAGAATACCGGACTTTACGGCTATAGCCGACAGCTCTTTAATATTTACGACTTCCAGCTGCGGGTTGGTTATTGTTTCAAAAAATATCGCCCGCGTATTCCCGTCAATCAGGTTTTCTACGGAACTCGGATCGGAAAAATCAGCGTAACGTACTTCCAGACCCCATGATTTTAACGTCCTCTCAAAAAGCGAGTAAGTGTTCCCAAAAATCAGCTTTGTCGTGATTATATTATCACCACGCCCGGCCGCTGCCAATATCGTGTTACTTATCGCGGCCATTCCCGAAGCAACAGCAAGGACGGAAAACGCCCCGGTTGTATATTTTACCTTCTGCTCAAGATGTTCCACTGTCGGATTTGTTATCCTTGTATACACGTGACGCTGTTTTTTTCCCAAAAACGCCTCTTCCTGTTCTTCCGCGGAGTCAAATTCGAAAGAAACTGAATCATAGACGGGCATATGAAGTGAGCCGTGGACGTCCTTTTTTACAAAGGGACTATGTAAAGCTTTGGTTGAAAACCCTTGCATATTACATTCCTCCGCCCATAAAGTACAGGAAATCAACAGCGTCCTTTTCTTTTATAATGGTTTTAGAAAACTCTTCTTTCTTTACAAATTCCCCGTTTAACTGCACACTGACCATGTCAGGACTTTCGACTTTGTTTTTAACCAGTAAATCCGAAACACTTATTTCTCCGGCTAAATCAAATTCTTTTCCGTTTATTTGAACTTTCATAACATTCCCCCCTGTTAATTCTTTTAAATATTATATTCAACCGGTTCTTCCTTTCTGCCAAACTTTATTTTATTCCAGAGCCTTTCATGAAGGTAATACAATACAGTTTTTGTTGCTAATTCAGCCAGCCCTATAGACAACGCAAGTTTAATTTTACCTGTCAAAACAAATGAAATAACAATAGTATCCAGCGTACCTGTCGTCCTCCAGCTAATGGCTTTTAATATACTTCTTGAATGCGTTTCGAAATATTTTTTACTCATAACAA
This window of the Candidatus Firestonebacteria bacterium RIFOXYD2_FULL_39_29 genome carries:
- a CDS encoding adenylyltransferase; protein product: MNFSDEQIERYSRHIILGEVGGKGQEKIMQGKVLIIGVGGLGAPAALYLAAAGVGKIGLVDGDVVDRSNLQRQVIHFTPDIGKPKVISAREKINQINPECKVEVYRERATASNIADIIRDYDFIIDGTDNFPAKFLVNDACVLSRKAYSHGGILRFDGQTMTYVPGSTCYRCIFSDPPPKNLVPTCSQAGVLGSVAGILGTMQAAETLKFLIGKGDLLTDKMLIFNALRMDFRRIGFKRNLDCKICGSNPVIKELKDYEQPACDLNR
- a CDS encoding O-acetylhomoserine sulfhydrylase, with protein sequence MQGFSTKALHSPFVKKDVHGSLHMPVYDSVSFEFDSAEEQEEAFLGKKQRHVYTRITNPTVEHLEQKVKYTTGAFSVLAVASGMAAISNTILAAAGRGDNIITTKLIFGNTYSLFERTLKSWGLEVRYADFSDPSSVENLIDGNTRAIFFETITNPQLEVVNIKELSAIAVKSGILMIADTTVTPLDFFDSKAFGVDVEVLSATKYISGGATTIGGLIIDNGTFDWAKNPKLKENAKFYGQFAFIAKLRKEVFRNIGACLAPHNAYLQSLGIETLALRAERSCQNTLKVAEYLSGRKGVRRVNYPGLTSSKYYPASLSQFGKKSGAILTFEMSTKVECFKLLNKLKMIRRATNINDNKTLAIHPSSTIFCEYKEDLKREMRVYDNMIRLSVGIEDVEDIINDIEQALEV
- a CDS encoding thiamine biosynthesis protein ThiS codes for the protein MKVQINGKEFDLAGEISVSDLLVKNKVESPDMVSVQLNGEFVKKEEFSKTIIKEKDAVDFLYFMGGGM